The Rhododendron vialii isolate Sample 1 chromosome 8a, ASM3025357v1 genome has a window encoding:
- the LOC131298906 gene encoding UDP-glycosyltransferase 90A1-like, whose protein sequence is MAASTFSSRPHIVLFPFMSKGHTIPLLDLSRLLLHRNITVTVFTTPANRPFISDSLSGTDAFIVELPFPQNIEGVPAGVESTDKLPSMSHFVSFATATKLMQPNFETVLKTLPCITSIISDGFLWWTQQSAEKFGIPHLVSYGMNNYSWAMYDAVKKKGLLSGPELDDEPFVVTNFPWIKLTRNDFEENSREPKGPYKDFLTEIFIATSKSYGIVSNTFYELEALYVEYCNRRESVPKSWCIGPLCLAEPLMTKPPSYQKPTWLQWLDQKLAEGSGVLYVAFGTQAEISSQQLHEIAIGLEESKVNFLWVTRKIGPELDDGFEERVKERGLVVREWVDQRAILRHESVRGFLSHCGWNSVLESICAKVPILAWPMMAEQHINARMVVEEIKVGLRVETSNGSVRGFVKWKGLEKMVRELMEGEMGKEVREKVKEFGEAAKKAMEEGGSSWHSLNQLIGELQALSR, encoded by the coding sequence atggctgcCTCTACGTTTTCTTCCAGACCTCACATAGTTCTATTTCCATTCATGTCCAAAGGCCATACCATCCCACTTCTCGACCTTTCCCGACTCCTCCTCCATCGCAACATCACCGTCACTGTTTTCACTACCCCAGCAAACCGACCCTTCATCTCTGACTCTCTCTCCGGCACAGATGCCTTTATCGTCGAGCTTCCTTTCCCACAGAACATCGAAGGGGTACCCGCCGGGGTAGAGAGCACCGACAAGCTCCCTTCCATGTCCCACTTCGTCTCCTTCGCTACCGCCACAAAACTCATGCAACCCAACTTCGAAACAGTACTTAAGACTCTCCCCTGTATTACTAGCATCATATCCGACGGATTCCTATGGTGGACCCAACAATCTGCGGAAAAATTTGGAATTCCTCACCTTGTTTCTTACGGGATGAACAACTACTCATGGGCTATGTATGATGCCGTTAAGAAGAAAGGCCTACTTTCGGGACCCGAGCTAGATGATGAACCGTTCGTCGTGACCAACTTCCCGTGGATCAAGCTCACTAGGAACGACTTTGAGGAAAATTCTCGTGAGCCGAAGGGCCCTTACAAGGACTTCCTTACAGAGATTTTCATCGCAACCTCAAAAAGCTATGGTATAGTTAGCAACACTTTCTACGAACTCGAGGCATTATACGTAGAATATTGCAATCGCCGTGAGTCTGTACCCAAGTCGTGGTGTATAGGGCCCTTATGCTTGGCAGAACCGCTGATGACCAAACCTCCGTCCTACCAAAAGCCCACTTGGCTACAATGGCTCGACCAAAAACTAGCCGAGGGCAGTGGGGTTCTCTATGTCGCGTTTGGGACTCAAGCAGAGATATCTTCACAGCAGTTGCACGAAATAGCGATCGGTTTGGAGGAATCAAAAGTAAACTTTTTGTGGGTGACGAGGAAGATTGGGCCGGAACTTGACGATGGGTTTGAAGAGAGAGTGAAGGAGAGAGGGCTGGTGGTGAGAGAATGGGTTGACCAGAGGGCTATTCTAAGACACGAGAGTGTCCGAGGATTTCTGAGTCATTGTGGTTGGAACTCGGTGTTGGAGAGCATATGTGCCAAGGTTCCGATTCTGGCTTGGCCGATGATGGCGGAGCAGCACATTAATGCGCggatggtggtggaggagatCAAGGTGGGGTTGAGAGTTGAAACAAGCAATGGGTCGGTGAGGGGTTTTGTGAAGTGGAAGGGTTTGGAGAAGATGGTGAGAGAGCTGATGGAGGGTGAGATGGGGAAGGAGGTAAGGGAGAAGGTGAAGGAGTTTGGAGAAGCAGCGAAGAAGGCCATGGAGGAGGGAGGCTCGTCATGGCATTCATTGAACCAGCTCATTGGTGAGTTACAAGCTCTTTCGAGATAA
- the LOC131298907 gene encoding stress-induced protein KIN2-like, whose product MDNSQNASYQAGQAKGQAQEKGNQMMDKASNAAQSCKETMQETGEQAKAKAQGAADAVKNATGMNK is encoded by the exons ATGGACAATTCTCAAAACGCAAGTTACCAAGCTGGCCAGGCCAAGGGCCAAGCCCAG GAAAAGGGCAACCAAATGATGGACAAGGCTAGCAATGCTGCCCAATCTTGCAAGGAAACTATGCAAGAG ACGGGTGAGCAAGCGAAGGCTAAAGCACAAGGAGCAGCTGATGCTGTCAAGAATGCAACTGGCATGAACAAGTGA